A single genomic interval of Dysidea avara chromosome 6, odDysAvar1.4, whole genome shotgun sequence harbors:
- the LOC136258661 gene encoding uncharacterized protein isoform X2 — MDGEAISLAFTTTSGPDCLKEVISQFGLRLKVYKAIKEELVNQEEMGTSRSSIQLSDDDIEEPVKQNPLPTTSTKPILLDNSASASSSSPQSVMRTPLRKKVPNPFLIPAQQKKTSKTKKLMILTENMFQNNGNNALHICAKPIHFRL; from the exons ATGGATGGTGAAGCAATTTCCCTAGCTTTTACAACAACTTCTGGTCCAGACTGTTTAAAGGAAGTGATTTCACAATTTGGGCTGCGCTTGAAGGTTTACAAAGCAATTAAAGAGGAATTAGTTAATCAG GAAGAAATGGGAACCTCAAGGAGCAGTATTCAATTG AGTGATGATGATATTGAAGAACCTGTG AAACAAAATCCTTTGCCAACTACATCTACAAAGCCAATC CTATTAGATAATTCTGCCAGTGCTTCATCCAGTTCTCCACAATCTGTAATGCGTACA ccACTGAGAAAGAAAGTGCCTAACCCATTTCTCATCCCTGCTCAACAGAAAAAAACTTccaaaacaaaaaaattgatGATATTGACCGAAAATATGTTTCAGAACAATGGCAACAATGCTTTGCACATATGTGCAAAGCCCATCCACTTCAGATTGTGA
- the LOC136258661 gene encoding uncharacterized protein isoform X1, whose product MDGEAISLAFTTTSGPDCLKEVISQFGLRLKVYKAIKEELVNQEEMGTSRSSIQLSDDDIEEPVVISCYTYLIAILTAVLVLQKQNPLPTTSTKPILLDNSASASSSSPQSVMRTPLRKKVPNPFLIPAQQKKTSKTKKLMILTENMFQNNGNNALHICAKPIHFRL is encoded by the exons ATGGATGGTGAAGCAATTTCCCTAGCTTTTACAACAACTTCTGGTCCAGACTGTTTAAAGGAAGTGATTTCACAATTTGGGCTGCGCTTGAAGGTTTACAAAGCAATTAAAGAGGAATTAGTTAATCAG GAAGAAATGGGAACCTCAAGGAGCAGTATTCAATTG AGTGATGATGATATTGAAGAACCTGTGGTAATTTCATGCTATACATACTTAATTGCAATTTTAACCGCAGTGCTTGTTTTGCAGAAACAAAATCCTTTGCCAACTACATCTACAAAGCCAATC CTATTAGATAATTCTGCCAGTGCTTCATCCAGTTCTCCACAATCTGTAATGCGTACA ccACTGAGAAAGAAAGTGCCTAACCCATTTCTCATCCCTGCTCAACAGAAAAAAACTTccaaaacaaaaaaattgatGATATTGACCGAAAATATGTTTCAGAACAATGGCAACAATGCTTTGCACATATGTGCAAAGCCCATCCACTTCAGATTGTGA